Genomic segment of Eupeodes corollae chromosome 2, idEupCoro1.1, whole genome shotgun sequence:
CGTCAGCTTACACGCGCCGAATGGCAGAAAATGAGATCGCTGATGGGGAAGCCGCGTCGATGTTCTCAGGCTTTTTTCGAAGAAGAACGTCGTGAGCTGGAGCGTAAAAGACAGAAAATACGCTTTCTCCAGACGCGGAAGCAAGCCGGtgacataaataattttgttcgtgATCTGCCCGATAAGATTCCATTACCCTTGCCTGTGGGAACAAAAGTCACTGCGCGTCTTCGTGTTCCACAAGATGGGATTTTCAGTGGGAGCGTGGACGCTTTCGACTCTCTTAGCTCTACTTATCGCGTTTCTTTCGATCGAAACGGATTGGGCACACACTCAATTCCAGATTTTGAAATTGTGTCAGATAACTTTGATGAAATGTTACCATTGAACAGCCTCATGCAAGACTTCCGACCACGCTATCTTAATGGCAATTTAATACACAGTCCATCAAGAAGTCGAAACTCTTTGAACCGCAGCGATCCGTTGCTGGGACAACAGCAATACGATAGCCCATTCAAGAATCCAGTCATTGAACGAGACACAATCGGCGGTTTTCCGGTGAAACTGTTAGAAACAATAGTTCGATTGAAAAGAGCAATAGCCGTAAAGAAATCAAAGCTTAATCGGTTGAGAGACATGAACGCCGAAGCAGAGATCAAAAATGCCGCCGCAGCagcatcgtcatcatcatccgCTGGAGAGCACAATCTGTCGGAGGAATTCCAGCGTCGGTACGCCAGCATTGTGATATCCATGGAGAAGATGAATCGCGACATGCAAGAATATTTAAATGGCATACAAAGTTTTGCCAGTGACCTAACTCGCGATCCCCAAGTGCAGGCAATGCTGGCACCGTCTTACTTGAGAGAAAAATGCCGTGAGTCAGCTGATGATTCGGTGCTACGCAATAACCAAGGGACTGTTCAGGACCATCAAGTTCTGCGCTTGATTAAAAATCTGGCCACCGTTCTCCTTGTTGCTTCACATTTGAGCAGTGATTCGAATTCTCAAGTCACCAGAGTACTCGAGGGTTGTATTGAAGAGGTGAAAGCAGGCTTATTGGATAGCGACAATGTCGAAGTATTTCAAAAACACGTTCAAATCCATTTGCATCATATTCGTCTCGGCATCGGCCAATTGGCTATGACTCCCAGCAGGAACGCACACAACGCTACTATGACGGGCCCCACAGCAGGGACTAGTGACGAATCTGGACGAAGCACGCCAGTTTAATTAATTACCTAATATAACCCTCTAATCTTACTTTGTATATTCAAATTTcatgaattaaataatttttttttccaaagagaatattgtttttattaatataggAAAACATTTAATCGTCATCTTCTTCATCACTGCTACCTTCACTCGATTGATCTAACCAATCAATTAGTTTCGCCAACGGTGCCTTCAGCCAAGTTGACTCATCATCATCCAATTCTTTGTGCCACA
This window contains:
- the LOC129946923 gene encoding protein lin-9 homolog, which codes for MSDDETPPKHIKTPMSDDEDIEPPAFSPATLGLHRVGTLPPKPQPSQPIQMLNARGMPARVRKRNRLFFDDELINDNKALGVNLSPRKQQQTGIISKPSSPVKTPSKGVLKKRKTIGGTRFVRYEEKQTPEKRSPSKFFSSPTASTSRNALIPADKRMGQQIGLRLRNLLKLPKAHKWVIFEWFYSFVDKPLFEGENEFQICLNESFPNLKTRQLTRAEWQKMRSLMGKPRRCSQAFFEEERRELERKRQKIRFLQTRKQAGDINNFVRDLPDKIPLPLPVGTKVTARLRVPQDGIFSGSVDAFDSLSSTYRVSFDRNGLGTHSIPDFEIVSDNFDEMLPLNSLMQDFRPRYLNGNLIHSPSRSRNSLNRSDPLLGQQQYDSPFKNPVIERDTIGGFPVKLLETIVRLKRAIAVKKSKLNRLRDMNAEAEIKNAAAAASSSSSAGEHNLSEEFQRRYASIVISMEKMNRDMQEYLNGIQSFASDLTRDPQVQAMLAPSYLREKCRESADDSVLRNNQGTVQDHQVLRLIKNLATVLLVASHLSSDSNSQVTRVLEGCIEEVKAGLLDSDNVEVFQKHVQIHLHHIRLGIGQLAMTPSRNAHNATMTGPTAGTSDESGRSTPV